In Vespa velutina chromosome 1, iVesVel2.1, whole genome shotgun sequence, the genomic stretch TTTTTATCTCTAGatcttttatcaataatttgttattagcTTTTTCTAACATTGATGCATATTCTTgcattttcaaattgaaagtTTCACATACTTGATCTCTATCCGATAAAGCgtatctcatattttctaattctttatcAAGACTTTGTACTGTCATTTGCAGTTTTTCAATGGTTGTTTcagcttcttttcttctttcatctgtaataattatttgtgcatcatgttctttctttaattctacatatttaatttttaagtttgaAAGTTCATTTTGGAATTTTTCTATGTCACACTGATATTCTTTAGAAAGTGTTTGAGTTTCTTGTAAagttacttttactttttgtaATTCTGCTTCCTTTTCTGTTAGATCATGTTTCAGTTTGTCcaacatttcattttcatttaaagtatcactttctttcaatatattatgaCTTTCTATACTTTCTGCATAACCTGTAACTTATTTTcagacaaattattatataacaaatattataacttttgtaatattaaaaaacttaccttttaatatatcttgaatgttatcctttttatctccATCCAAATTTTGTatgttatattgtattttcaaCTGTTCtaattctgttttatatttctcaaCAATTTCAGTTaggttttctttattttccattgTATGTTTTAAATCAAGTTGAAGCTGTTTTATTTgctcctcttttccttcaaGTTCTCTATGAATAGAAAGTTTATTTTCAGCTAGAGATATTACAGATTCTTCCTCGCGTCTTTTTAAAGTGTTCACTTGTTCTGTTAAATTCGAAATTTCGTCTCGTGCTATACTTAATTCTTTCTGCAAAATCTCTGCATTTTCTAAACTAGAAGATTTTAGAGCTTCATAATCAGATTTTAATGTCTTATTTTCCTCCAATATttccttatattttttgattaagTTTTTAGTtcgttttgaaatatttttatacttcacTATAACTGcttctaatttaattaatttatttttaagttgCGTATTTTCAGCTGATAATGTAGAGCTATCGCCTGCATTGTCAGTTAATTCTTTGTTTGGTTCCATAACTTCAGCACTACTATTATGTCCTTCGTCGCTATCTAGTAGCATTAAGTTCTCTGTAGGTAGTACATTTCCTTGGAGAAGTTTAATCTGCAATAAGTACATCATTATAGAATGTATACAAAGTACTATTACATTTTGAaagaatacataatatatatacaatatactcttaataattttttatattttttcatttataaatgtaagCAAAATCcttcaaaatatattacctttgtatttaatgtatctataatatgatttttttcttcaatatcatTTCTTAATACTTCTTCTAAATGTGCTTTTGCTTGCCGTTCTAATTGACATTGTTCTTTCAAATCTCCTACTTTTCTTAATACATTATCTTGTGTCTCTACAAAAACAGAttctaattttgttttaactCGTTCTAGGTCCCTATAATGTTTTACCAAATCTGTGTATCGTCcacgatatttataatattttgcttgaatttttttatatgctaAATACAATTGATCTTTCGTAACTCTATCAAATTGTGTATTTATGTCATCATCTATTTCCGTGGCAGATTGATCTATATCAGACTAAAAGTAAAATGatcatatttgtttaaatagtaatagtaCAAATTTATGCAATTTGtactatttctaataataaacatcAATATACCTGTATATGGTATAAATTCTTAGGGCTTtcataaaatggaaataaagaaGTGACATCACTGGTTACACTGTTCACAGATGATCTTCTGGATACATCTACTGAATTTGATAGAGGTGATACAAGTTCAACATTTTGAAATGTATTCTTTATGGAATTATTCTTGACAATATTTATAAgcataatacataatacatatttacgatatcatatatttaccaaaataacaaattgagcaaaataaaaaacatgaaccatatatatgtatagatatataaaaattggcATATTACCATAAAGTTTTTATCTCATGCTATAAacttataattcttataaaaaagtaaaaaatgagaATGTATACCATCCGTTTTTTTGGTTAAGTCACTTTCTACTGTCATTGGTAATTCTTGTATGGAACTATTAGACTGAGCTGGAGATATAACTgcctagaaaaagaattattttatatattaaaaataatttacattagatttaaacaaaaaattaattaaactgcAAAACCTGCACCATTTGCTGCATACTCGCTTGCAATCTAGTAGGCGATTGCTTCATCTCTTCAGCAagtttatctttaaattttttaaacattttttataaacttatatattacaattcttATCAATATAacttaattttcataaatccaTTGATGTGTTTATATCGGATTACGTGGTTGATACTGTCATTACTTCATTGGTACAACCTAATCTGACCTGATCTGATCTGGTTAGTGACATTTACAGTTTTCATTGAAACGACATCTTCTTAAAACGCTATTCACAACTGTGTTCTGCAAATTgtgatatttatcatatttgaatattatgaTGTTAACAAAtcttatataacaattttatatatatatattttttttttaatttaaatataataaaaatactttgttttatgtatatatatcatttcgtACAAATAAGTggtttatttttcctttttttcattatattgacCAATTGTCATTAAAATTTAGAGATAGGAAGAAGTGTATATTAACAGATACAGTGAATTAATCATGCGTGGTTGGTAATAgtgttaaattaaatagaacTTTGTGTATGACTGTAGTAAACAAACGAAACTTAAATATTGGAACGTTATATTCGTAGGTTAAAAGTAAAgagtttaaatttttaataatctattggcgtaatatataatcgtatttatatgtgtatgtatatatgtatattcattgattctttttgaaaagtgaaaaataacgAAGTTCATAactaaaatatgaaaaatattaatttcatatgtaTCAATCTTATTCAATAACTGTAAAACTTATACATATTAGAAATGAAACTGTGATATAGTggttatgaaaaatttataacacacaaaatacattttttgttACATCAATAATATTGATTGTGCCAAAgtgatattatttacaaagtcAAAATGGATCAAATGCTACCAAGTCCTGGCTTCAGTATACCTAGCATTGGTACTCCTTTACATCAGCCAGAAGAGGATCAACAAATATTACCAAATGCAttgcagcagcaacagcaacaacaacagcagcagcaaccgCAGCAATATCAGTTACAACAATTACATTCTATGAGTCCAAATGTACAGAGCGGTATGCTTATGATTACGACACCACAGAAAACGATGCATACTTATGCACCAACTCCGTCTTTTGCTACACCTCAGAGTCTTATGCAGCCACAAACACcagtaattaaataaattaaaattgagagctatataataaattaaaattacattattagagagaaagagaatacaaaTGCCTTATAATTTTACAGCAAAATATGATGTCTCCCTTAGGACAATCAAATCCTATTGCACAATCATCTATAGGACCATCTACACCAGGACCTATGACACCTATGACTCCTGCATCAGCAGATCCTGGTATTTTACCACAATTAcagtatgtatttaattataatatatttaattataattaaatacatactgtataataacaacaaagaatataatatttttacaatactTCAGGAATATTGTGTCCACTGTAAATCTAAGTTGtaaattagatttaaaaaaaattgcattgcATGCTAGAAATGCAGAATACAATCCAAAAAGATTTGCAGCAGTTATTATGCGTATACGAGAACCTAGGACAACAGCTCTTATATTTAGTAGTGGAAAAATGGTCTGTACGGGTGCGAAAAGTGAAGAAGATTCTCGCTTAGCAGCGAGAAAGTATGCaagaattattcaaaaattagGTTTTCCAGTTAGTATTctgttaattattacatagtaaatattttaattaaaatattttatttaaattaagtgtctaattcttttattctgCATCTAGGCAAAGTTTCTGgattttaaaatacaaaatatggTCGGCAGTTGTGATGTGAAATTTCCTATTAGGCTAGAAGGTTTAGTACTTACACATGGACAATTCTCTTCTTATGAACCTGAATTATTTCCTGGTTTAATATACAGAATGGTTAAACCACGAATAGTATTACTTATATTCGTATCTGGTAAAGTTGTGCTCACAGGTAAGTTTAATTTCTCtataaaatacttataaacattttttttttaataaaaatttataattatgtagGTGCCAAGGTTCGACAAGAAATTTATGAAGCCTTTGATAACATTTATCCTATTCTAAAAAGTTTTACAAAGAAGTGACaacatttattcatattaattattatccaataaataacataaataattttatttttttattaaaaatcattttttgttgcaatattactaataaatttaaagtaaAACATTTTTCACTAGAAAGTATTGATTATACATGACAATtgtgattaaaattaatttttaatcaaatttacatttgaattaaaaattacaatagttaaaaaaatgttcttacAAGATTTTTCTTAGATTATATCCCATATATAGTCACtgtaaaaagttttaattttaaatattaattcatgtaaaaaaataatgatacgtttaaaaatataattatattaataatttttgaaagaattcTTAAAgtagtaattaaaataatttaagtaGTTAAGAAacacatattataaatatttatatgttttataaatatttttataataattcaaagattttctatcgtttattttatttttaattgtttgacAATTGTgtaatctaattaatttagaatTGTTTGACAATCTGTGAAAGCATCTAAAAACAATAAGCCTTAAAGAATATTATGTTTACATTTTatgttttactttatttccgtatcctacatatatatccttcaaattattcaataatgaTGATGCTATGATATTAcctctatatataaataataacttctaaaatagtaaatttttttatgatgtGCCTTGTTTAAGAAGGAACCTTAGGTTAATATGATATGTTACaatgatacaaatatattgtataaatctATAATGCAAATACCTTTGATGattagattaaattatattaccttATTATTAGACTAGATTAATATGTAATGTAATTGAAAGCCAAGGgacaaaaaaattgttacatacataaactaaaatatctattgtgtacaaatgtttatatttaattataataaaagaaatttacattTCTGAAATATACTGATCTCTTATTACGATTAGAttattcttcaattttttttttatcattatctataAGTTGTTCTACATTTGTATCTAAGGTTATTTTTCTGTAAATAggatattaatatgaaaataatattgatttattataatatttaatatctaattattaatatcaacaCCAACCTTTGTATAATGTCATATAAACTTTCTTTAATTGCTTCACGCACGACAtctatcgtttctctttcattaattGGAAGAAcgttttcaatatatttgataactTCCTCGACACATGTTTGAATTTCTTCAGTATTACTAATACTTGTGAAGCTTGAcacaatattttcaaacatttcttGTTTCAATAGCTCTGCTTGTTCTGTTCCCAAGAAGGATTCTATGACTCGTGATATCAGATAGTggatctattatttatattttattatatatatatgatagttgcaaatttaatgaatattcaaaaaataatacaaaccAAAGTTGCcaaattactttttctaaCATTTGATGATGACATAGTTATTTCGCAATTATTCGAGTTTACTACAAAAATacgtttttatatacaatattaaattctattctatgtcttataaatttaaaaataggTAAATTTtgtgtattaatattttacacaaaattatttttacctgTATCAGttgcaaatttatttatttcactttcattcaaatttttcttataatcggATTTATGATAAATAGGAGGTAATGCTCCTGACTTCATACtaagattttttatatcagtAAGAAATAGCTCTTTCTGCTCTTTTTGACTAGCAAGAATGGTCTCTAACTTTATTATATCTCCTTTGTACTGTAATTcgatttttaacatttcttcctaaaattatacaaaatatttaagtatattatagtttcttatacaatataaaaagattttaattacgCTTACTTCAGATATGGGGACTTGTTTCAAAACTTTTCTAAGAGCTAATTGTTCTTCCtctaagataattaaaaaacttaatttttctgtattatcttgaataagtttttttaataccattacttgttcattatatttttctttaatacctACAAGACATAGTTACTATATAGTGAcctatttaaattaattataaaatcttcatctctaaataatttatttacatttaagtTGTTCTTCATATGATTTCATAATTTCAGATAAAtcacttttaatattatagatcaTTCTTTGTAATACTGTTTCATACATATTTGTTAATGATATCGGTTGACCaaacttctttttcatctcttcttttattttatttttcaaatttttgatTTCACTCTTCATATGCTTACAATCaattttcattctatataGATGGGCTTTATTAGTCctgcaatttatattatcatatataattattcctatttatgtaaaatcaataattgaaattataatagcTTCTATTcattagtaaaataaaatgttttacagTATTTactaatttgatttaaataaaattataatattaacttctgtattataatatatataatataatattatatgatatttttttatgtactttTGTTTAGCATATAAGTTGAATGTTTCTTGTTGTAATTCTCCTACTCTATCATGTAAATgagataattttgttttatcaaatACAATAGATTCTCGTATACTTGATACGgtataagaattaataaaatgttgtaATTGATGAAATTTAAGAATTATTGTCACATCTAtatcattcaattttctttgtttctccaactgtaataaaataactatagatgcataaatgattatttttataatatattcttatttttcatattattattaccataaattcttttaattcgtCAACATTTGCTTTAAGTAAAtctttaaagatttttaattttttggtatccatttctatttctttctgtaaCTTTTCTATTgtcttattttcctctttaatCTCATATTCATGTTCATAACGTTTTTCTCTCATAACAAATGCCATTTCATATAATGCTTTGTCACATCCTACAGGACATACATTctcatcaaaataaatatatcccaTATCTTTACTGTCAATGCTTCCTTCGTCATCTTCTTCGGAACTTGTTTCAGTCGTTGTAGTACTTGATGACTCAGCGtctgaaaaatgaaaataatataatttgaaaattaacatttttattatatcctatTTGTGTTTTTTAAGTAATTTATTTACCATCATGCTCTTTTGgcaatttgtatttttttttaaatattttacgtaaaaaGTTTTGAAACTTATTATTTTGGATACTTGTCAAATATTCGTAAGCGATATCTTGTATTGATTCCTGCAatttagtaatatttttctttttacgttctattttattactaGTTGCATGTATctgttaaaaaatgataagaaatgttaaagtgatgttttatacaaaaatcattataaaagtaaaaaaagaattttaaatgatatgaattttttacaaatatttttgatacatatattttaattacatatttgaTTACATATttgatacaaatatttttgtttatcttaaCCTTTTGTATTATAGcagcttcttcttctaatttttcatcaacattttttcttaataaagtttctttttcttcatattctcTCAATATGATAAATTCTTGATGAAGTGTTAGCAAATgcaaattcatatatatactttctgcAATAATATCAAGTCTTTCTTCCTCTAATTCGTCCAATTGTTTATCAAATTCTTTGTaagtattttcaatatatcgtaaaatacaATCTTGTTCATAAATTTTACGCAACATACGAGAATGTTTCATTTCATGTTCCCATCCTGTTTCAGTATGATCAGCAAAACTCAATCCTTGTAATAATTTTGGATGAACAATTGACttgattctaatttttttctcagatATATCTGGAATACTTGGCTCTGAAAAACTAAGTCCCTCACTTGCAtccgtaatttttttttctaataataaaacttcatATTCCTCATCTATTAAGTCATTCGTTGAATCAGGAAtttcatatatagatattgatTCTTTGTAATGTTTTGCTTGTTCCGTGATTGATACATATTGTTCAAACTatgtaaaattgtatattaatattctcaTTTAGTTTAATTTCTaggtataatatttcataattttctacATACTTGCAAATTTTCTTCAGGAAATTCAATATCATTATCAGTTATAGGTACATTAggtaaagattttatattactttttggTATTTCTgcatgaattttctttaatgttttaattaattgcaaaACTTTTGAATACAAAGCTTGTTTATCTGCTCTAACTTTCTTTAATCTTGTATTGAAATTATCACGTAGATAATGAAGCtacatcattaatatattatcatatttgttattaaataatttatcaataagaagaaatatttttaatatgataaaaacacaataaaatatttatgattaactTACCCTCTTTTTGCAATCTAAATATTGCTTGTATTTAATCATTGTTAAGTTTTCTATATGATCTTGTACTTCTAATTTTGGtgaatcttttaaattatatacaccAATCGTTTGTTTTGCCAACTTAATAGCTGCTATATCATCTGGATGATTAATATTAGgatccaattctttttttggcATCAAGTTCcactataaaaaatatatgatatgtaaaataatattttttattaccttataataatatatatattttcacataaatatcataattttttacaaacttCTCTTTGACGTTCTTCCAATTTTGCTCTccatgttttatatttttctaacataTGAATTATTTGTGTGGTTAGCTTATCCTCTATGCCAGAAAGATTAAGACTTTTCAGAAAGCTTTCTgcatcttttatcttttgtttttcttctccttcaatTTCTTCTGTTGTcaattccttttccttttttctgtaaattaaaaatatagtatattttttatataaaaaaagaattagttaATGCATCTGTTTACATAATCAAAAAATGATGCATATACAGTacgtttctttaaataaatactatttattaaaatattaataaataataaaataaattttaataaatagtaaaataaatattaaaattacatcattgattttttacttctttcaaTGCAATTTATGACTTCTGCATAAATACTTTCAAAATTACTATCCAGTTTATGTTCTCGTATCGAGTGTACCATTGTATCTGgttttctaaatttataataaaacaattagtaatatatattctttttataagataTGATAAGAGTAATGAttcttaaaaatgtaaatatatattcttacagTATTCTAGAAACAGCAAAAGGTATACAAGTAATAGGTTCAATAAAGTGATCCATTAGCTTTTTTAAGGCAAGTGTACTCTTTTCAGCTTGAAATGCTTTTTTTCTGTGTACTAAATCCATTTTCATTTCCAATTGCTTATTCAAATCTGCAGTGATTCGTGGATctaattcaaaattttcatgTGGAATTTGCTGTGACTTTAATAGATTTCGATTCCTATACTCCATTGGAataaaagagattattttttttcattattatttaaattgtaaacaATGATATTACATACCTATCTactattttcgaatattttgcAGTTAATTCATGTAATATCTgataagttttttcttttttctcttttgctaaAGCTAAAACTTTGTCATGTTCagtttttacaataaaattttccaGAGTAGGATATTCGGGTTCTTCTATATCTTCCACACCATGTATATCATCCAACTGCATTTgaaagtttataaataaacaattcatttatatactatattggAATAAATTTAGATCAGAACTTTACCGATCGCACAGGTACGCTTGGTTGCggtatatctattatttcatCAGCCGTATCATCATTGattctataagaaaaaagatttccaTCGTGTCCGCACGTAAGAAGCATTGTATGATCATAACTAAGTAACATTTTTGGTATGTATCCGTTATAATTGTCATGCATAGGTAAAATCCAATAATCTGAAAGATCTGTATGATCTTTTGgattaattttacaaactCTGATTTCACCACATTCCATTCccaaaaacaaatattttccctGTTTACTACAGTGAAGGAAAGATCATGCTAATGTATTTACTTTTATGTTTAtgctaatttttattataacaaatttctattatttatgtaaCCTACTATGAAAGACAACTTCTTATTTCTGTATCATCTCCATCACAGATTATGGTAGATTTAATTGGTTCCGGTCCTataactttgtttttttctggTACTggatattcatacatataccCTGCATCAAAACCAGCCATTGATAACCACACTGTTTCTTGATTGGTATATTGAATCATTAAAACTTTGTTTGGTATTTCTGGGATGTAAATTTCTGGAAGAGGTGGATCTTCTTCAGAGTCcactataaaaatgaaacaagtTAATAATATGCCTTTTTaagaatatcaaattaatgCGTAAAATTAGTTACTTAAAAAAGTTTCTTCATCAATTTCAATCCCAGGATttgcttcttttattttttccatttcttcgaGTTTCTTTgctatttttatcatctttttattttcaatcgccTTCTTGAGTATATCGATTCTTAAAGCTGATTTTACAGAATGAAACTTAAATAGAGCAGGCTTACAAAGTGTAAGTTCATAACTGATTTTAACATATGATTGCGGTGATTGTGGTAATTGAACTTCTCCCCAATCCCCCCTCATACATCCAAACAATAATGTTGAttcctaaaaaaaattatacttatataaaattatatatataactaaaaaaaatactaaatgtgattaaagaaaaatattaatattaacatgtTCAGGTTTCCACATCATACAAGTTATCCCTGAAGGCATTTTAATATAACCAATTGGCTGAAGAGTAGGATAGGTAGAAGTagtacaaatattaaatacaaatatagtGGAATCATCACTACCTGTTACTAATAAACTGAAAAAATAGACATCTCCATTATTTCtcttcattataattaattaatgaaaattataaatgtattgtgtaatattttattgtaccTGTATGATGGATTCATTGACATTACATTAATAGATTGTGAATGTGGTTTCAAAACTTGAACTAATTTAGtgaagttttcttttatattattatgttcatTAGCAGTTAATACTGCTACAATAACTATACGAATAACACCACTATCAAAAGCACATATAAGTGCAGATCCAGTTGCATCGAtctaaaaagtaaaaatcaataagaaagaactcatttttacttaaaagtagataataaaattatgaattatttatttattttatattacaataaataaaagataacttACTTTACACGGAAGCCATATAACTTGTTTACCAGAATcacgaaaatgataaataagaattaatttcttttttgcataattataaatatgtaaacgaCCATCTATACCGATAGTTGCAACAAATGGTCCCCATTGTGCAACATCCATATCACTTATAGCTCCTGCATGACaagtaaatatcttttttgatACTTCTGGTtctttaaaagtatttaaGTCTATTAACCATAAACCACCATTGCCAtcctgtatattttttatataaaaataaaatttttcctttatatataaaaaaatctctacgtgataatataaaattcttgagagaaagagataaagagagaataaatagtTTACCTGAGCATACCAAAAAGTATTGTCAGGATCATTGGGCTCTTGTTTTTGTATGCCCATTAgcattgcatttttttttaaatttttgcTGTCATTCTCAGTGATGCAGAACTCGTAAATTGGTTGTATTTCAAGGAATGGATTTTCTGGTTCTGGATTTGCCAAATCTATAGTTTCATAAAACCAAACTCGTATAAAACCATCCATtcctataaatatacataaaaaatttaattgaattatactaaaataatgtaattgattattatataatggaATTTTTATCTACCAACAGTGAAGAGCTCTGCATTGATATATTCAAATTGTACAATAGGCTTTGTatgacaaaattttttattttttctagaaatttcaaatttaatcaaGTCTTCATcccataataaaatattacccCATTCACAACCTGATATTACCTAtaacttaaaaaataaagtgacAATACTGAAACAATATAAACACaacaatgtaaatattataattatacctTTTTATCAGGCATTTGATAAGCTCCAATAATGTCTGAAATTTCAGTTCTTCCAAACCTACCAGATCCACCTTTAAGTTTAAGACCAGTAAAAGTTTGAGCCATTCTCCAAAATTTAATATGTCCTGAACCACATGAAATTAAACTGCCAGGTACAAACGTAGAAAACATTACATTAAAAACACTCTGAGAGTGGGATTtacattgtaataaaatcttGGACTCTTCCCATTTccaaattgtaataaaataatctggATCTCCTCCTTgagaaactaataataatccatCTGAGCTAAAGTGTAAtgaagatttaaaattttttaatacttgaatcttttaattgaattattaaatataaaaatacacatgatgaatatatata encodes the following:
- the LOC124947979 gene encoding TATA-box-binding protein; translation: MDQMLPSPGFSIPSIGTPLHQPEEDQQILPNALQQQQQQQQQQQPQQYQLQQLHSMSPNVQSGMLMITTPQKTMHTYAPTPSFATPQSLMQPQTPQNMMSPLGQSNPIAQSSIGPSTPGPMTPMTPASADPGILPQLQNIVSTVNLSCKLDLKKIALHARNAEYNPKRFAAVIMRIREPRTTALIFSSGKMVCTGAKSEEDSRLAARKYARIIQKLGFPAKFLDFKIQNMVGSCDVKFPIRLEGLVLTHGQFSSYEPELFPGLIYRMVKPRIVLLIFVSGKVVLTGAKVRQEIYEAFDNIYPILKSFTKK